Proteins encoded together in one Falco biarmicus isolate bFalBia1 chromosome 4, bFalBia1.pri, whole genome shotgun sequence window:
- the WNT5A gene encoding protein Wnt-5a isoform X2, which translates to MASQYLIVALAIFCSFTQVVIEASSWWSLGMNPMNPMNPVQMSEVYIIGAQPLCSQLAGLSQGQKKLCQLYQDHMQFIGEGAKTGIKECQYQFRHRRWNCSTVDNNSVFGRVMQIGSRETAFTYAVSAAGVVNAMSRACREGELSSCGCSRAARPKDLPRDWLWGGCGDNIEYGYRFAKEFVDARERERVYQRGSYESARIMMNLHNNEAGRRTVYNLADVACKCHGVSGSCSLKTCWLQLADFRKVGDALKEKYDSAAAMKLNSRGKLVQVNSRFNAPTIHDLVYIDPSPDYCVRNESTGSLGTQGRLCNKTSEGMDGCELMCCGRGYDQFKTVQRERCHCKFHWCCYVKCKLCTEIVDQFVCK; encoded by the exons ATGGCTTCTCAGTACCTCATAGTGGCTCTGgccattttctgctcttttacCCAGGTTGTAATAGAAGCCAGCTCTTGGTG GTCTTTAGGGATGAACCCTATGAACCCCATGAACCCTGTTCAGATGTCAGAGGTATATATAATAGGAGCCCAGCCACTATGTAGCCAGCTAGCAGGGCTTTCCCAAGGACAGAAGAAACTCTGCCAATTGTATCAGGACCATATGCAGTTCATTGGAGAGGGTGCCAAGACGGGCATTAAGGAGTGCCAGTATCAGTTCAGACATAGAAGATGGAATTGCAGCACTGTGGACAACAACTCTGTTTTTGGCAGAGTCATGCAGATAG GCAGCCGGGAGACGGCATTCACCTACGCAGTGAGCGCGGCCGGGGTGGTCAACGCCATGAGCCGGGCCTGCCGGGAGGGCGAGCTGTCCTCCTGCGGCTGCAGCCGGGCAGCGCGGCCCAAGGACTTGCCCCGGGACTGGCTTTGGGGTGGCTGCGGGGATAACATCGAATATGGATACCGCTTCGCCAAGGAGTTTGTTGACGCTCGGGAGCGTGAGAGAGTTTACCAGAGAGGGTCCTACGAGAGCGCCCGCATCATGATGAACCTGCACAACAACGAGGCCGGGAGAAGA ACTGTGTACAACCTGGCTGATGTGGCCTGTAAGTGCCACGGTGTCTCTGGTTCCTGCAGCCTGAAGACCTGTTGGCTGCAGCTTGCTGATTTCCGCAAGGTAGGCGATGCCCTGAAGGAGAAATACGATAGCGCTGCCGCCATGAAACTCAACAGCCGGGGCAAGCTGGTGCAAGTGAACAGCCGCTTTAACGCACCCACCATCCATGACCTGGTCTACATCGATCCCAGCCCTGACTACTGCGTGCGCAACGAGAGCACTGGGTCCCTGGGCACCCAGGGCCGCCTTTGCAATAAGACCTCGGAGGGCATGGACGGCTGTGAACTCATGTGCTGTGGCCGGGGGTACGACCAGTTCAAGACGGTGCAGCGAGAGCGCTGCCACTGCAAGTTCCACTGGTGCTGCTACGTGAAATGCAAGTTGTGCACAGAGATTGTGGACCAATTTGTGTGCAAATAG
- the WNT5A gene encoding protein Wnt-5a isoform X1: MEKSTAVLIQGGALGTVGSTMASQYLIVALAIFCSFTQVVIEASSWWSLGMNPMNPMNPVQMSEVYIIGAQPLCSQLAGLSQGQKKLCQLYQDHMQFIGEGAKTGIKECQYQFRHRRWNCSTVDNNSVFGRVMQIGSRETAFTYAVSAAGVVNAMSRACREGELSSCGCSRAARPKDLPRDWLWGGCGDNIEYGYRFAKEFVDARERERVYQRGSYESARIMMNLHNNEAGRRTVYNLADVACKCHGVSGSCSLKTCWLQLADFRKVGDALKEKYDSAAAMKLNSRGKLVQVNSRFNAPTIHDLVYIDPSPDYCVRNESTGSLGTQGRLCNKTSEGMDGCELMCCGRGYDQFKTVQRERCHCKFHWCCYVKCKLCTEIVDQFVCK, translated from the exons ATGGAG AAATCCACTGCAGTATTAATCCAAGGAGGTGCTTTGGGGACAGTTGGCAGTACAATGGCTTCTCAGTACCTCATAGTGGCTCTGgccattttctgctcttttacCCAGGTTGTAATAGAAGCCAGCTCTTGGTG GTCTTTAGGGATGAACCCTATGAACCCCATGAACCCTGTTCAGATGTCAGAGGTATATATAATAGGAGCCCAGCCACTATGTAGCCAGCTAGCAGGGCTTTCCCAAGGACAGAAGAAACTCTGCCAATTGTATCAGGACCATATGCAGTTCATTGGAGAGGGTGCCAAGACGGGCATTAAGGAGTGCCAGTATCAGTTCAGACATAGAAGATGGAATTGCAGCACTGTGGACAACAACTCTGTTTTTGGCAGAGTCATGCAGATAG GCAGCCGGGAGACGGCATTCACCTACGCAGTGAGCGCGGCCGGGGTGGTCAACGCCATGAGCCGGGCCTGCCGGGAGGGCGAGCTGTCCTCCTGCGGCTGCAGCCGGGCAGCGCGGCCCAAGGACTTGCCCCGGGACTGGCTTTGGGGTGGCTGCGGGGATAACATCGAATATGGATACCGCTTCGCCAAGGAGTTTGTTGACGCTCGGGAGCGTGAGAGAGTTTACCAGAGAGGGTCCTACGAGAGCGCCCGCATCATGATGAACCTGCACAACAACGAGGCCGGGAGAAGA ACTGTGTACAACCTGGCTGATGTGGCCTGTAAGTGCCACGGTGTCTCTGGTTCCTGCAGCCTGAAGACCTGTTGGCTGCAGCTTGCTGATTTCCGCAAGGTAGGCGATGCCCTGAAGGAGAAATACGATAGCGCTGCCGCCATGAAACTCAACAGCCGGGGCAAGCTGGTGCAAGTGAACAGCCGCTTTAACGCACCCACCATCCATGACCTGGTCTACATCGATCCCAGCCCTGACTACTGCGTGCGCAACGAGAGCACTGGGTCCCTGGGCACCCAGGGCCGCCTTTGCAATAAGACCTCGGAGGGCATGGACGGCTGTGAACTCATGTGCTGTGGCCGGGGGTACGACCAGTTCAAGACGGTGCAGCGAGAGCGCTGCCACTGCAAGTTCCACTGGTGCTGCTACGTGAAATGCAAGTTGTGCACAGAGATTGTGGACCAATTTGTGTGCAAATAG